A section of the Babesia microti strain RI chromosome I, complete genome genome encodes:
- a CDS encoding Coenzyme Q-binding protein COQ10 homolog mitochondrial (overlaps_old_locusTagID:BBM_I01020) — translation MYSMHCYNIQYYHNLHDVARLAKVERYSSFLPWCKESRWIDSSHEVKIRPYPVSSNAILGVKFGIFNEKYISTVTYHYPLYIKAVASDDSLFKHLETTWNFSEGASSGLTLLEFKISFEFKDFLHQKCAKLFINKISRTMVNSFISETKRGINCYRKIKTT, via the exons ATGTATAGTATgcattgttataatatacaatattatcataacCTCCACGACGTAGCCAGAT TGGCTAAGGTTGAACGATATTCTTCTTTCCTTCCATGGTGTAAG gaaagCAGGTGGATAGATTCTAGCCATGAAGTCAAAATCCGTCCTTACCCAGTTTCATCTAATGCTATACTTGGCGTAAAATTTGGGatttttaatgaaaagTACATTTCTACAGTCACATATCACTACCCATTATACATCAAG GCCGTTGCTAGCGACGATTCACTGTTTAAACATTTAGAAACAACATGGAATTTTTCAGAAGGTGCCTCCTCTGGTTTGACGTTATTGGagtttaaaatatcattcgag tttAAAGATTTTCTACATCAAAAATGCGCAAAGctatttatcaataaaatttctCGTACAATGGTAAATTCGTTTATAAGTGAAACAAAGAGGGGAATAAACTGTTATCGCAAAATTAAAACAACTTAA